The following proteins are co-located in the Xyrauchen texanus isolate HMW12.3.18 chromosome 43, RBS_HiC_50CHRs, whole genome shotgun sequence genome:
- the LOC127635949 gene encoding calsenilin-like isoform X2 has translation MDIQGMELFASAVVLLMFIMVLKQFRTYDPLDDRIDGDLELSMVRHQPEGLEQLQAQTKFTRKELQSLYRGFKNECPSGLVDEETFKSIYSQFFPQGDATMYAHFLFNAFDMDRTGSIRFEDFVIGLSVLLRGSVTEKLRWAFNLYDINKDGYITKEEMLAIMMSIYDMMGRHTFPCVKEDAAFKHVEKFFQKMDRNRDGTVTIDEFIETCQKDENIMSSMQLFENVI, from the exons ATGGATATTCAGGGCATGGAACTGTTTGCAAGTGCTGTAGTGCTTCTTATGTTTATAATGGTGCTCAAACAGTTTCGCACATATGACCCATTGGATG ACAGAATTGATGGTGATCTGGAGTTGTCCATGGTGCGACATCAGCCAGAGGGTCTGGAGCAGCTGCAGGCTCAGACAAAGTTCACAAGGAAGGAGCTGCAGTCACTCTACAGAGGTTTTAAAAAT GAGTGTCCCAGTGGACTGGTGGATGAGGAGAcgtttaaatctatatattccCAGTTCTTCCCTCAAGGAG ATGCAACCATGTATGCACACTTCCTTTTCAATGCATTTGACATGGACCGAACTGGCTCTATCCGTTTTGAA GACTTTGTAATCGGCCTCTCTGTTCTGCTTCGAGGATCTGTGACAGAGAAACTGAGGTGGGCCTTTAACCTTTATGACATTAATAAAGACGGCTACATCACCAAAGAG GAAATGCTGGCCATCATGATGTCCATCTATGACATGATGGGCAGGCACACTTTTCCTTGTGTTAAAGAGGATGCTGCATTTAAACATGTGGAGAAATTCTTCCAG AAAATGGACCGAAACAGAGATGGCACGGTCACCATTGATGAGTTCATAGAGACCTGTCAGAAG GATGAAAACATTATGAGCTCCATGCAGCTGTTTGAGAATGTCATCTAG